One genomic region from Nitrospira sp. encodes:
- a CDS encoding sigma 54-interacting transcriptional regulator yields the protein MMPPSERESAAPQNHIADDTTETGTILRRILEGVGAKVGEQFFPTLVQQLATWLGVDYAYISELNEDDGRFRSKAGWGKGQSLPPFEIPARGPCETVLTSRCVHHPSKLRELYPHVQLIQDIGVESYCGVPVVDASARVVGHLAIMDSRPMPDHVRATSILGIFAMRAAAEFERLRFELALRKSDLTLRKIDEGTAAATGAAFFPSLVRNLAEALQTKYAFVSKFVEGNRARVRTLAFWKGDGFLHNFEYDLHHTPCERVLAGEVCLFPEKVQDCFPGHREDLAKLGVESYLAIPVSDCSGTVMGHLAVMDTKPMHDDPRVLSVFKIFGVRAGAELERERMDAQLKDNQECLRDLFDEAPIAYVNEGLDSKFIRANRTALKILGITPDQVEGTYGKSFIPDTPEAQHRLKQAFDSIGSGIDTGGVVLELRRKDNGKPLWIRWWSRPNSTGTYTRTMFIDITEQMLMEQEKARLEAANVYLQEEIKGSHNFEELIGSSTSLKKVLKNVERVAPTDSTVLITGETGTGKELIARAIHNLSPRKNKPLVKVNCAAIPAGLIESELFGHEKGAFTGALTKRVGRFEVADKGTIFLDEIGELPLDLQSKLLRVLQEGEFERVGGTQTFKVNVRVIAATNRNLEYLTKSGHYRPDLYYRLNVFPVHLPALRERDGDIPLLAQYFVRKLAANLGKKIDRIPERMVTALQRYQWPGNIRELEHVIERAVILSEGLELEPIDWLSSSNGKGGSAKTMTLEEMERDHILDVLGHTNWRVSGENGAAKILGLNPTTLEARMKKLRISRPTSGRSS from the coding sequence ATGATGCCGCCCTCTGAACGTGAATCCGCTGCACCTCAGAACCATATAGCCGACGACACAACGGAGACTGGAACGATCCTTCGTCGGATCCTCGAAGGAGTGGGGGCCAAAGTCGGTGAGCAGTTTTTCCCGACTCTCGTGCAGCAGTTGGCGACCTGGCTCGGAGTAGACTACGCGTATATCTCGGAACTGAACGAAGACGATGGCCGGTTCCGCTCCAAAGCGGGATGGGGCAAAGGCCAGTCGCTGCCGCCGTTCGAGATCCCGGCCCGAGGCCCCTGTGAGACGGTTTTGACAAGCCGGTGCGTGCACCATCCGAGCAAGCTCCGCGAGCTCTATCCCCATGTGCAGTTGATCCAGGATATCGGCGTCGAGAGCTATTGCGGAGTTCCGGTCGTGGATGCCTCCGCCCGTGTCGTCGGGCATCTGGCTATCATGGATTCTCGCCCGATGCCAGACCACGTGCGCGCGACCTCCATCCTAGGCATCTTCGCTATGCGCGCCGCCGCCGAATTCGAACGGCTGCGGTTCGAACTTGCCCTGCGCAAGAGCGACTTGACGTTGCGCAAGATCGATGAAGGCACGGCGGCGGCGACCGGAGCCGCATTTTTCCCGTCCCTGGTCAGAAATCTGGCCGAGGCTCTCCAGACCAAATATGCGTTCGTGTCCAAGTTCGTCGAGGGCAATCGGGCGCGCGTGCGTACGCTCGCTTTCTGGAAAGGGGATGGGTTCCTCCACAACTTCGAATACGACCTGCATCATACCCCCTGCGAGCGTGTGTTGGCCGGCGAGGTGTGTTTGTTTCCGGAGAAAGTCCAAGACTGCTTTCCTGGGCATCGGGAAGACCTGGCCAAACTGGGCGTCGAGAGTTACTTGGCAATTCCGGTATCGGACTGTTCCGGCACGGTGATGGGTCACCTGGCCGTGATGGATACCAAGCCGATGCACGATGATCCGCGTGTGCTGTCGGTCTTCAAGATCTTCGGCGTTCGGGCCGGCGCCGAACTGGAACGGGAACGGATGGATGCGCAGCTCAAAGACAATCAGGAGTGCCTCCGTGATCTCTTCGACGAGGCGCCGATCGCTTATGTGAATGAAGGACTGGATTCGAAATTCATCCGCGCAAACAGGACTGCGCTCAAAATCCTGGGTATAACGCCGGACCAGGTGGAGGGGACCTACGGGAAGTCGTTTATCCCCGATACACCGGAAGCACAGCACCGCCTCAAACAGGCGTTCGATTCTATCGGCAGCGGAATCGACACGGGCGGTGTCGTACTCGAACTCCGTCGGAAGGACAACGGCAAGCCGCTGTGGATCAGGTGGTGGTCCCGTCCCAATTCTACCGGAACATACACCCGTACCATGTTCATCGACATTACTGAACAGATGTTGATGGAGCAGGAAAAAGCACGGCTCGAAGCGGCCAACGTGTATTTGCAGGAAGAGATTAAGGGAAGCCACAATTTTGAGGAGCTGATCGGCTCATCGACCTCACTCAAGAAGGTCTTGAAAAATGTGGAGCGCGTGGCACCCACGGATTCGACAGTCCTCATTACCGGGGAGACCGGCACCGGCAAGGAGCTGATTGCACGGGCTATCCACAATCTGAGCCCGCGCAAAAACAAGCCGCTGGTGAAGGTCAACTGCGCAGCGATTCCGGCCGGTCTTATTGAAAGCGAACTCTTCGGCCATGAAAAGGGCGCGTTTACCGGCGCGTTAACAAAGAGAGTCGGCCGTTTTGAAGTGGCGGATAAGGGGACGATCTTCCTTGACGAAATCGGCGAGTTGCCGTTGGATCTGCAATCCAAGCTCTTACGTGTCTTGCAAGAGGGTGAGTTTGAACGGGTGGGTGGCACGCAGACGTTCAAGGTGAATGTGCGCGTCATCGCTGCCACAAACCGAAATCTTGAGTACCTGACGAAATCTGGCCACTACCGACCCGATCTGTATTACCGCCTCAACGTGTTTCCTGTTCATTTGCCTGCGCTGCGCGAACGTGACGGAGACATTCCATTGTTGGCGCAGTATTTTGTCCGCAAGCTCGCCGCAAATCTCGGGAAGAAGATTGACCGGATTCCCGAGCGGATGGTCACGGCCCTTCAGCGATATCAGTGGCCCGGCAATATCCGGGAGCTGGAGCACGTGATCGAGCGGGCCGTGATCCTCAGTGAAGGACTTGAGTTGGAGCCGATCGACTGGCTCTCATCATCGAACGGGAAAGGCGGATCCGCCAAGACGATGACGCTGGAAGAAATGGAACGAGACCACATCCTCGATGTGCTGGGACACACCAACTGGCGCGTCAGCGGTGAGAACGGTGCGGCAAAAATTCTCGGATTAAACCCAACCACGCTGGAGGCCCGCATGAAGAAACTGCGCATTTCCAGGCCTACCTCAGGTCGTTCCTCGTGA
- a CDS encoding AraC family transcriptional regulator, producing the protein MLSRDPVLLAIDMDVLSEVLKAVKLDGAVFFNGEFSSPWCAREPDAGTLASYLPTRSKHVIIFHLITEGRGYVRIEENGRAVPLEAGDIVILAQGDAHFMGNGPFVTPIDSTEQLRQVLTEGHVISHSGGGGELTKLICGYLTCDPRLSQVFLAGLPPIVKVHIRDSPSGQWLEDTFRYSIDHAEVSGPGGAAVIAKLSEVLFVETLRRYIAKLPPSHTGWLAGVRDPDVGKALAILHKQPAQPWTIASLANEVGVSRSVLAERFRHYLSDTPIGYLTRWRLQLAAQVLCSTAKSVAEVASDVGYESEPSFNRAFKRQFGVPPARFRSHVKRTHASSVAPD; encoded by the coding sequence TTGCTTAGCAGGGACCCCGTACTCCTAGCCATCGATATGGATGTGCTCTCTGAAGTCCTGAAAGCCGTGAAACTGGACGGCGCGGTGTTCTTCAACGGTGAATTTTCATCGCCGTGGTGCGCACGCGAGCCCGACGCAGGCACGTTGGCATCGTATCTCCCCACCCGTTCGAAGCACGTCATTATCTTTCACCTGATCACCGAAGGCCGAGGCTACGTTCGCATCGAAGAAAATGGTCGGGCGGTCCCCCTTGAAGCTGGCGACATCGTCATCCTTGCGCAAGGCGATGCGCACTTTATGGGCAACGGCCCTTTCGTCACACCGATCGACAGCACGGAGCAACTGCGGCAGGTGCTGACAGAAGGACATGTGATTTCCCATTCCGGAGGCGGGGGAGAGCTCACCAAGTTGATCTGCGGCTACCTGACTTGCGATCCACGACTCAGCCAAGTCTTCCTAGCCGGACTCCCACCGATCGTCAAGGTCCATATCCGTGACAGCCCATCAGGACAGTGGTTGGAAGACACCTTTCGATATTCCATCGATCACGCTGAGGTTTCCGGCCCAGGAGGCGCCGCTGTCATCGCCAAATTGTCGGAGGTGTTGTTCGTGGAAACGTTGCGACGGTACATCGCGAAGTTGCCGCCGTCACATACAGGTTGGTTGGCCGGCGTCCGCGATCCGGACGTGGGAAAGGCGCTGGCCATCCTGCACAAACAGCCGGCTCAACCCTGGACGATCGCCTCGCTGGCGAATGAGGTTGGTGTGTCTCGTTCCGTGTTGGCCGAACGATTTCGGCACTATCTATCAGACACGCCGATCGGGTACCTGACGCGCTGGAGGCTGCAGCTCGCCGCTCAAGTATTGTGTTCAACCGCCAAGAGTGTGGCTGAAGTGGCAAGCGACGTGGGATATGAGTCCGAACCTTCCTTCAATCGCGCTTTCAAGCGGCAGTTTGGGGTGCCCCCGGCACGGTTCCGCAGCCACGTGAAGCGGACTCACGCTTCCTCTGTCGCTCCCGATTAA
- a CDS encoding YajD family HNH nuclease encodes MVRSNHEQPYRERALKLFPWICAHCGREFDGKKLSQLTVHHKDHNHHNNPPDGSNWELLCLYCHDNEHQRDQVGGGSHDSQSRPETDRPFTPFANLLKRNTAA; translated from the coding sequence ATGGTACGGAGCAACCACGAGCAACCCTACCGAGAGCGTGCCTTAAAATTATTCCCTTGGATCTGTGCTCACTGCGGACGAGAGTTCGACGGCAAGAAACTCAGCCAACTCACGGTCCACCACAAGGACCATAACCATCATAACAATCCCCCGGACGGCAGCAACTGGGAGTTGCTCTGTCTTTACTGTCACGACAATGAGCATCAGCGCGATCAGGTAGGTGGCGGGTCACATGACTCTCAGTCGAGGCCGGAAACGGATCGACCGTTCACACCCTTCGCCAACCTGCTCAAACGCAACACCGCAGCCTGA
- a CDS encoding carbonic anhydrase family protein: MKTYLMKIATLGTLSILLTSPVEASDPHWDHTTLNQDPGQGADGTYWATFESQSGSNNSAAFKYPYAECAIGPHQSPIAINLTSNPIPIIVNPKTQSSDNNPPAEPERHADSLLVRYVPSISSTEGSNISTDEGNVYVFRNTGHAVQVSFSKGYPGRLVIGKDVYPLVQFHFHTPSEHIIIKGQYPAGNQYGGELHFVHQREDGKLAVLGIFLDAQASAAENPILKKIIENTPPEYDAFNKTGAGLRLDPSKLIPMESEHVFTYAGSLTTPPCSEGVSWYVLSEPLKVDSNQIRQLQGFFKSGEIPLPNNRIVQNTNSRTVEIHKGPQVDHD; this comes from the coding sequence ATGAAGACGTATTTGATGAAAATCGCCACGCTCGGCACCCTTAGCATCTTGCTGACAAGCCCCGTGGAGGCGAGCGATCCGCACTGGGATCACACAACCTTGAATCAAGATCCAGGTCAGGGGGCAGACGGGACGTACTGGGCAACATTTGAGAGTCAATCGGGCTCGAATAATTCAGCTGCGTTTAAGTACCCATATGCTGAATGTGCAATCGGGCCCCATCAGTCGCCGATCGCGATCAACCTGACCTCTAATCCGATTCCGATCATCGTCAACCCCAAAACCCAGAGCTCCGACAACAACCCGCCAGCCGAACCAGAGCGCCATGCAGATTCCTTGCTGGTACGGTACGTGCCCTCGATCAGCAGTACGGAAGGCTCTAACATTTCGACGGACGAGGGGAATGTCTATGTCTTTCGGAACACCGGCCATGCGGTGCAAGTCTCCTTCTCAAAAGGCTACCCCGGGAGATTGGTCATCGGAAAAGATGTCTATCCGCTTGTCCAGTTCCATTTCCATACGCCGAGCGAGCATATCATCATAAAGGGTCAGTATCCTGCCGGGAACCAGTACGGGGGTGAATTGCATTTCGTGCATCAGCGTGAGGACGGCAAGCTTGCCGTGTTAGGAATCTTCTTGGACGCACAAGCCTCTGCCGCAGAGAACCCGATTTTGAAGAAGATCATTGAGAATACCCCACCGGAATACGACGCGTTTAACAAAACCGGCGCTGGGCTGCGGTTAGATCCATCGAAGTTGATTCCGATGGAAAGCGAACATGTCTTCACCTATGCAGGCTCCTTGACAACGCCACCCTGCAGCGAAGGAGTGAGCTGGTATGTCTTATCCGAACCACTGAAAGTGGACTCTAACCAGATTCGACAACTCCAAGGGTTTTTTAAGTCAGGTGAGATTCCCTTGCCGAATAACCGCATCGTTCAAAACACCAATTCGCGCACTGTGGAAATCCACAAAGGTCCGCAGGTCGATCACGACTGA
- a CDS encoding class I SAM-dependent methyltransferase encodes MTNAAIGEIDSVKARLKSIWTAGDYDRFSRYMEGGAREFYDRLNIAPGCRLLDVACGSGQLALMAAKDGIEVTGVDIASNLVERAQARAQAEGLKARFEEADAEALPFDDASFDVVTSLIGAMFAPRPDLVAKELLRVCVPGGTIAMANWTPQGFIGQMFKAVSKFIAPSGMPSPVLWGDEATVRERLGHGLSELNLTRRQYLFTYPFPPSEVVEVFRLYYGPTNRAFASLDAEGQAQLRRDLESLWTTHNRAGADCTTVFAEYLEVIGIRA; translated from the coding sequence ATGACAAATGCAGCGATTGGGGAAATAGACAGTGTCAAGGCTCGGCTCAAATCGATCTGGACCGCCGGAGACTACGATCGCTTTTCACGGTATATGGAAGGCGGCGCGCGAGAGTTCTATGACCGGCTCAATATCGCGCCGGGATGCCGGTTGCTGGACGTCGCCTGTGGGTCTGGTCAACTGGCGCTGATGGCGGCGAAAGACGGTATTGAAGTGACCGGCGTCGATATCGCAAGCAACTTAGTGGAGCGGGCGCAGGCGCGCGCGCAAGCGGAGGGGTTGAAGGCCCGTTTTGAGGAGGCCGATGCCGAGGCGCTTCCGTTCGATGACGCGAGCTTCGATGTGGTGACCAGTCTGATCGGCGCGATGTTTGCCCCGCGACCCGACCTCGTCGCTAAGGAATTGCTGCGAGTGTGTGTGCCGGGAGGTACCATTGCCATGGCCAATTGGACGCCGCAAGGATTCATCGGGCAGATGTTCAAGGCCGTCTCGAAATTCATCGCGCCGTCCGGGATGCCATCGCCCGTTCTGTGGGGCGACGAAGCCACCGTCCGTGAGAGGCTTGGCCACGGACTCTCGGAACTCAACCTCACGAGGCGGCAATACCTCTTCACCTATCCCTTCCCACCGTCGGAGGTCGTGGAGGTCTTTCGCCTCTATTATGGGCCCACGAATCGGGCATTCGCGTCGCTCGATGCCGAAGGCCAAGCTCAATTGCGCCGGGATCTCGAATCGCTCTGGACCACACACAATCGAGCCGGGGCCGATTGCACCACCGTGTTTGCAGAATATCTGGAAGTCATCGGTATTCGGGCGTGA